The DNA window GTAAGGGACGAAATCGACTTTAAACATCCTAGGCGATTGTTTATCCTTTGCACCCTGAAGCCTAGAGCGTCAGCCCTCAGACCAATGCATCATGTCTTCAGCCAAGTCCTCTCGGTCTCAACGCCTTCAGATGCTTGGGACTGCCTCGCTACCAGCGCTTCTCATCGGCGggctcatcctcatcctagTTGGTGTCAATGCTTTTTCGAGCTCTCCTTCTTCAGAGTTGAACCCTCGTTCGCCAGGTGAGTTTGGTGAGCCGAGTGTCACGGGCCAACGTATCTTTAGGATTGGTCGTGAATGGAGTATCCAAACCTGGATCGCCATTGCGGGCATTGCTTTTGGATTGTTGTCGTTCGGCTTCACAGaaacatacatacatatgtTCGACGCTTGGTGTAGCCGACAAGCTCAGCATGATAACGGCCTTGACTATGCCCGATATCTCAATTCTCAGGCCCGGGCACCAGTACGTTACGGCCTCAGAGGGTATCCGGCCTTTATCACTCTGAGATACATCATTACTGCCATGGGCATCGCTGTATCAATTGGCTACAAATTCGCTTTCGTTACCCCGGAAGTTAAGGTCAATGAAAACCTCAGCCTAGATGTAATCGACTATCTGCCTCATCGGATGTCAATGACAACACATaactcctcctcctctgatCTGGAGCCTTGGATCTCCGACGGTCCACTCTGGCTCGAAAGTCGCTCGTTCCTTCATTCTAATAAGCCTTCGATTCTGTTTATGAGCCCAAGCTTCTACGAGAATACAAGACTTCCACCCACCACGGTGACGATGGTTGGCCATGGGAGTTGTAGGCATGGCATTACTCTCAAATCTGCTTTCAGCCCGACGGATAGTGGGACTCTATATACCCGAGAGTTGGCACTGGCTGCTACGGGCTCAGCGGCTAAAGGCACGTTTACCATGAAAGAAGACAAAGGCGACTGGCAGAGGATTGAGGTTCCTAACAGCAGATTTTTCAATCCTCCACAAAATGCAATCATCGAATATCGCGTTCCTGAGTTTGCAGTGCTTCAGGTCCAATGGGCAAAGGCACCCGACAATTCTTCAGGAACATGGGAAGTGCCCGTGGTCCAGCGCTTCCAATACACTATCAACGGAAACATGGCTCTAGTCAGAAGACGTATAGTAGACCAAAACTGCATACACCTCACTGGCCCTGGCTTGAATTACTTTTCTTACAATACAGGCACTCTAGAGAACGCTATCCTAAAAAGAGGGATCGTAAGAAAAGAGGAAATAGGACGGGATTATTTTAATATCACCAAGAAGATGCCTGAGTACAGTATTTGGCTGGAGCCTCTAGTAAAGACTCAAGATGCTACGCTTGTCACTGCCATTAGTGCAGTCGTCAGAGTGGTCATGACCGTTTACAAGATGGACATGGGACCAACGATGGACATTGAAGAGGGCGATATGCCATTTGGGGAAGAAGGGGACCCTTTTTCAGAGGTATACCCAGGAACAAAGGCTCCATTCTATGTGGGAACGCGAGCGGGCAAGTACTCGGGATGTCATACCAACGCGGCGGTTGTCTTTATTCTTCTCGGCTGCTTTGCTATCTCGGTTGCGATATTCCGTGTATGGCTCGGTCCACCTGTTTTGACTTCGTGGATGGGCCAACATGTATATCTAGCTCGTACAGAAGCTATTTCTCTGTCTGGGGACGTGTTGAGTTTGGCTTCAGGGTACGAAGTGGCTAAACAGGATCTCGGAAGACTACGGTTGTCAACCCAGAAGGGAGAAGAATCGGGCGCCATGTTGGAACACGACAATAGCACCGACTCAGAAAGACAATCGACAAAGGAACGAGGAGAGGAGGCTGGTGAAGTCAATGGGGTCAGGTTACCCTCAGAGTATCAGGATAATTGAttgctggaagcataagacgaaattagtaggttaTTTTATGccccttagactatagttcttaggCTATTCATTTCATCACAACGGTACCATATAGCCACAAATTGTATCCATGGATGATGCATTATTTCGTTTTTACGTCGCTCATAATATCATAACCACACGCTCCTAGGTCTTGCGTAGACCACCCAAGACGACGTCCGCCCTCCTCCACCACAGCAGTGACTCTAAACCCAGTCACTACCCTCATCTAGAGAGCGCATTGTTTCTATAAACCCCTGTCATAACCCAACTCCACGACTCCTGGTTCTCATCTCTTGCTTACAAAATGGTGCCGAAACTAGAAAATGTCAGTGGCCGTGTCATAGCAGGCAGCAGATATATGTGCAACTTACCCAAAAGTCTGCTTGATGCTCTTGACGTAATACTCGAGCCAGTTGCGCTTAGTAACGTCTTCCTGGCCGATAGGAACACCCTCCCACTTAACTCGCATAACGGTAACGTGGTCAACGTCGTTCTGATCAAACTCCATGTGAAGCTTGGAAAAGTGACCGGCGGGCCACTGGTTCAAACGCCAGCTCTGGGTGATCTTCTTGGGCTCCTCAAGCTCGAGGTACTCGCCGGAGACGTTTCCGCCAAACAGCTCAAACTTGCCGCCGACCTTGGCACCATCGAAAACCTTGGGAGGGGATCGTGTAAAAGCAGCGATTCGTTGGGGGTCGACGAAAGTCTGGTACAGCTCTTCGGCAGTGGTTCGGAACTCCTCGTTATCGGTCACGGTGGTAGTGTTGACGACGCTACCAGTCTTGGACTGGGTGCTTGTGGTAGCGGCGGGCTTAGGGGTAGAGCTCTGAGGGTGGACCTTGGGAGTCGAGAAACCACTTGAAGGGTTGGAGCCTGGAGCATGCTGAATGTCCTTGCCATGCTCGGCGATGAGGGCGCCAGCAAGCTTTTGGAATTCCTGTCGCAGCTGGGGCACGATCTTTGATCGGACGAGGTCCTTCACGGGCTGCTTCTCCTTGGACTCGGCAAAGATGTCTACGT is part of the Fusarium poae strain DAOMC 252244 chromosome 4, whole genome shotgun sequence genome and encodes:
- a CDS encoding hypothetical protein (BUSCO:38094at5125); amino-acid sequence: MVLHNPNNWHWVNKDVSPWARSYLDESLTKVQAEDGEVKAKIDKIQSMDGDVDVSQRKGKVITIFDVKLVLQYSGSAPGEDDVSGTITVPELAHDTEEDEYVFDVDIFAESKEKQPVKDLVRSKIVPQLRQEFQKLAGALIAEHGKDIQHAPGSNPSSGFSTPKVHPQSSTPKPAATTSTQSKTGSVVNTTTVTDNEEFRTTAEELYQTFVDPQRIAAFTRSPPKVFDGAKVGGKFELFGGNVSGEYLELEEPKKITQSWRLNQWPAGHFSKLHMEFDQNDVDHVTVMRVKWEGVPIGQEDVTKRNWLEYYVKSIKQTFGFGTIL
- a CDS encoding hypothetical protein (TransMembrane:4 (i12-38o73-96i134-155o489-510i)): MSSAKSSRSQRLQMLGTASLPALLIGGLILILVGVNAFSSSPSSELNPRSPGEFGEPSVTGQRIFRIGREWSIQTWIAIAGIAFGLLSFGFTETYIHMFDAWCSRQAQHDNGLDYARYLNSQARAPVRYGLRGYPAFITLRYIITAMGIAVSIGYKFAFVTPEVKVNENLSLDVIDYLPHRMSMTTHNSSSSDLEPWISDGPLWLESRSFLHSNKPSILFMSPSFYENTRLPPTTVTMVGHGSCRHGITLKSAFSPTDSGTLYTRELALAATGSAAKGTFTMKEDKGDWQRIEVPNSRFFNPPQNAIIEYRVPEFAVLQVQWAKAPDNSSGTWEVPVVQRFQYTINGNMALVRRRIVDQNCIHLTGPGLNYFSYNTGTLENAILKRGIVRKEEIGRDYFNITKKMPEYSIWLEPLVKTQDATLVTAISAVVRVVMTVYKMDMGPTMDIEEGDMPFGEEGDPFSEVYPGTKAPFYVGTRAGKYSGCHTNAAVVFILLGCFAISVAIFRVWLGPPVLTSWMGQHVYLARTEAISLSGDVLSLASGYEVAKQDLGRLRLSTQKGEESGAMLEHDNSTDSERQSTKERGEEAGEVNGVRLPSEYQDN